In Pseudomonas oryzicola, one DNA window encodes the following:
- a CDS encoding ABC-F family ATPase: MISTANITMQFGSKPLFENVSVKFNNGNRYGLIGANGCGKSTFMKILGGDLEPSAGQVMLEPNTRLGKLRQDQFAYEEFTVIDTVIMGHAQLWKVKAERDRIYSLPEMTEEDGMAVAELETEFAEMDGYTAESRAGELLLGLGIPLEQHFGPMSEVAPGWKLRVLLAQALFSDPDVLLLDEPTNHLDINTIRWLENILTARNSTMVIISHDRHFLNSVCTHMADLDYGELRLFPGNYDEYMTAATQAREQLLADNAKKKAQIAELQTFVSRFSANASKAKQATSRAKQIDKIQLAEVKPSSRVSPFIRFEQTKKLHRQAVTVEKMSKAFDDKVLFKDLGFTIEAGERVAIIGPNGIGKTTLLRTLVGEMTPDKGEVKWTDSAEVGYYAQDHAHDFEEDMTLFDWMGQWTSGEQVIRGTLGRMLFSNDEILKSVKVISGGEQGRMLFGKLILQKPNVLVMDEPTNHLDMESIEALNLALENYPGTLLFVSHDREFVSSLATRIIELSADGVVDFSGTYDDYLRSQGVLV, from the coding sequence TTGATCTCCACCGCTAATATCACCATGCAGTTCGGCTCCAAGCCGCTGTTCGAAAACGTTTCCGTCAAATTCAACAACGGCAACCGCTACGGCCTGATCGGCGCCAACGGTTGCGGCAAGTCGACCTTCATGAAGATCCTCGGCGGTGACCTGGAGCCGTCCGCCGGCCAGGTCATGCTCGAGCCGAATACGCGCCTGGGCAAACTGCGCCAGGACCAGTTCGCCTACGAGGAATTCACCGTGATCGACACGGTGATCATGGGCCACGCCCAGCTGTGGAAGGTCAAGGCCGAACGCGACCGCATCTATTCGCTGCCGGAAATGACCGAGGAAGACGGCATGGCCGTCGCCGAGCTGGAAACCGAGTTCGCCGAAATGGACGGCTACACCGCCGAATCACGTGCCGGTGAACTGCTGCTGGGCCTGGGTATTCCACTGGAGCAACACTTCGGCCCGATGAGCGAAGTGGCCCCTGGCTGGAAGCTGCGTGTGCTGCTGGCCCAGGCGCTGTTCTCGGACCCGGACGTGCTGCTGCTCGACGAACCGACCAACCACCTGGACATCAACACCATCCGCTGGCTGGAAAACATCCTCACCGCGCGTAACAGCACCATGGTGATCATTTCCCACGACCGGCATTTCCTCAACAGTGTCTGCACCCACATGGCCGACCTGGACTATGGCGAGCTGCGCCTGTTCCCGGGCAACTACGACGAATACATGACCGCCGCTACCCAAGCGCGCGAGCAACTGCTGGCCGACAACGCCAAGAAGAAAGCGCAGATTGCCGAGCTGCAGACCTTCGTCAGCCGCTTCTCGGCCAACGCCTCCAAGGCCAAGCAGGCCACCTCGCGCGCCAAGCAGATCGACAAGATCCAGCTGGCCGAGGTCAAGCCATCGAGCCGGGTGAGCCCGTTCATCCGCTTCGAGCAGACCAAGAAGCTGCACCGCCAGGCCGTGACCGTCGAGAAAATGTCCAAGGCGTTCGACGACAAGGTGCTGTTCAAGGACCTGGGCTTCACCATCGAGGCCGGCGAGCGCGTGGCGATCATCGGCCCCAACGGTATCGGCAAGACCACCCTGCTGCGTACCCTGGTCGGAGAAATGACCCCGGACAAGGGCGAGGTGAAGTGGACCGACAGCGCCGAAGTGGGCTACTACGCCCAGGACCACGCTCACGACTTCGAAGAGGACATGACCCTGTTCGACTGGATGGGCCAGTGGACCTCCGGCGAGCAAGTGATCCGCGGCACCCTCGGGCGCATGCTGTTCTCCAACGACGAGATCCTCAAGTCGGTGAAGGTGATCTCCGGTGGTGAGCAAGGCCGCATGCTGTTCGGCAAGCTGATCCTGCAGAAGCCAAACGTGCTGGTCATGGACGAACCGACCAACCACCTGGACATGGAATCGATCGAGGCGCTGAACCTGGCACTGGAAAACTACCCTGGCACGCTGCTGTTCGTCAGCCACGACCGGGAGTTCGTGTCGTCGCTGGCCACCCGCATCATCGAGCTGTCGGCCGATGGCGTGGTGGACTTCAGCGGCACCTACGACGATTACCTGCGTAGCCAGGGTGTGTTGGTCTGA